The Candidatus Nitrosymbiomonas proteolyticus genome has a segment encoding these proteins:
- a CDS encoding periplasmic protein (involved in polysaccharide export), with protein sequence MRGLARIAKRLGLVGVLVLSALAGAQDETYRLQPEDIIRIQVYNETQINAELPVGIDGKVSAPFVGIIQAAGRTTAEIEAELARLYVDKLRLREPRVAVTIIRFRQLKATVGGSVSRPGTYEVRPGDTVVTLLNYGGGAIPDRADLRRATLRRAGSNEKIPLDLYSVLMRGDTSQNYEVQDGDELLIPEENSSRVLVIGTVSQPGSYLYREPMTLADALSMARGEVPTRSKLSEITIIRKAPGMPGQYVRLKANFVNFVRKGDFTQNVMLEPGDLVFVPSTKTPDIGQVTNSLIAANILERFLREGLLGFRLLGR encoded by the coding sequence ATGCGCGGATTAGCAAGGATTGCCAAGCGACTGGGTCTCGTAGGTGTGTTGGTTTTGAGCGCGCTCGCGGGCGCCCAGGACGAAACGTACCGGCTCCAGCCTGAGGACATCATTCGAATTCAGGTTTACAACGAGACGCAAATCAACGCCGAACTGCCCGTGGGTATCGACGGGAAGGTCAGCGCGCCGTTCGTGGGAATCATCCAGGCGGCGGGCCGAACGACGGCCGAGATCGAAGCCGAACTTGCCCGTTTGTACGTCGACAAGCTCCGACTTCGCGAGCCCCGGGTGGCGGTCACGATCATTCGTTTTCGTCAGCTGAAGGCGACCGTGGGTGGAAGCGTGTCGCGCCCCGGAACCTACGAGGTTCGGCCTGGCGACACGGTGGTCACGTTGCTGAACTACGGCGGCGGAGCCATTCCGGATCGGGCCGACCTTAGACGAGCGACCTTGCGACGCGCCGGCTCCAATGAGAAGATCCCGCTGGATCTCTATTCGGTTTTGATGCGGGGGGACACGTCTCAGAACTACGAGGTTCAGGACGGAGACGAGCTCCTCATCCCGGAAGAGAACTCGAGTCGCGTTCTCGTGATCGGGACCGTGTCGCAGCCCGGATCGTATCTCTATCGAGAGCCAATGACGCTCGCCGATGCACTTTCCATGGCGCGCGGTGAGGTTCCCACCCGGTCGAAGCTCAGCGAAATCACGATCATCCGCAAGGCGCCCGGAATGCCGGGCCAGTACGTGCGGCTCAAAGCCAACTTCGTGAACTTCGTTCGCAAAGGCGACTTCACGCAGAATGTGATGCTCGAACCTGGAGATCTCGTGTTCGTTCCGTCGACCAAGACTCCGGACATCGGCCAGGTCACGAACAGCTTGATCGCCGCGAACATCCTTGAGCGGTTCCTTCGGGAGGGCCTCCTCGGATTCCGGTTGCTCGGGCGATAG
- a CDS encoding S-adenosylmethionine-dependent methyltransferase, YraL family, whose protein sequence is MPNPGRLVLVCTPIGNLGDLSPRAAEALSLADFWLVEDTRVSGKLQAHLGLKKPMRVLNEHTTPAARGKFLDEVEAGACTALLTDAGAPTISDPGALLVDESWSRSIEVDAIPGPSAVIDALMLSGFFAQQFSFLGFLPRKPGPALKELSAFADSTHTLVLFESPFRAEKILSVAYEALGERRYAVCRELTKMHQQVYRNTLPALPKAGEVPAKGEFVIVVEGKRRNRNEDK, encoded by the coding sequence GTGCCAAATCCTGGGCGGCTGGTCTTGGTTTGCACGCCTATCGGGAACCTTGGCGACCTCTCGCCCCGCGCTGCCGAGGCATTGAGTCTGGCTGACTTCTGGCTCGTCGAAGACACGCGGGTGAGCGGCAAACTGCAAGCGCATTTGGGGCTGAAGAAGCCGATGCGAGTGTTGAACGAACACACGACTCCAGCCGCGCGCGGAAAGTTCTTGGATGAAGTCGAGGCGGGGGCTTGCACCGCGTTGCTCACCGATGCCGGCGCACCCACAATCAGCGATCCCGGCGCGCTGCTCGTCGACGAGTCGTGGAGTCGCTCGATCGAGGTCGACGCGATCCCGGGTCCCAGCGCGGTGATCGACGCCTTGATGCTGAGTGGCTTCTTTGCCCAGCAGTTCAGCTTTTTGGGGTTCCTTCCTCGGAAGCCGGGCCCCGCTCTCAAGGAACTTTCAGCTTTTGCGGATTCGACCCACACTCTGGTCCTCTTTGAATCGCCGTTTCGAGCCGAGAAGATACTGAGCGTCGCCTACGAGGCGCTTGGCGAGCGAAGGTACGCTGTCTGCAGGGAGTTGACGAAAATGCATCAACAGGTGTACCGTAATACTCTGCCGGCGTTGCCCAAGGCAGGGGAAGTCCCCGCGAAGGGGGAATTCGTGATCGTGGTCGAGGGAAAGCGGCGCAATCGAAATGAGGACAAATGA
- a CDS encoding rod shape-determining protein MreC — protein MGGFFSGIANSSTLAEENRRLKSLAAAAAMYEDRVGEAHREIQRLRALLDLPPMPGTDRLAAAVVAYFPHENRMTLGVGTRQGVRPGQPVVVPEGLAGKIQTADADSSQVLLVSSPRLVVGAMTLRNPPVAGLLRGESESVLILEFVSAGASLDVGDRVMTSGFSSQTPPGIPIGEIVQVWEDPEFGSRRCQVFPNVNFGSLREVYVLR, from the coding sequence ATGGGTGGGTTCTTTTCTGGAATCGCCAACTCAAGCACGCTGGCCGAGGAAAACCGCCGACTCAAGTCCCTTGCCGCCGCCGCAGCGATGTATGAAGACCGGGTCGGGGAGGCCCACCGCGAGATTCAGAGGCTCCGTGCCCTATTGGACCTCCCGCCGATGCCCGGAACCGATCGGCTGGCCGCGGCGGTGGTCGCTTACTTTCCCCATGAGAACCGAATGACGCTCGGAGTCGGGACCCGGCAAGGGGTGAGGCCCGGACAGCCTGTCGTCGTGCCCGAAGGCCTGGCGGGCAAGATTCAAACGGCCGACGCCGACTCTTCCCAAGTGCTGCTGGTCTCCTCCCCCCGGCTCGTTGTCGGCGCGATGACCTTGCGGAACCCTCCGGTCGCGGGGCTGCTGCGCGGGGAGTCGGAGTCCGTGCTGATCCTGGAGTTTGTGAGCGCGGGCGCATCGCTCGATGTCGGCGACCGAGTGATGACCTCGGGGTTTTCGTCTCAAACCCCTCCAGGAATTCCGATTGGGGAGATCGTTCAGGTGTGGGAAGACCCCGAGTTTGGCTCTCGCCGTTGCCAAGTGTTTCCGAACGTGAACTTTGGCTCGCTTCGTGAGGTTTACGTGTTGCGATGA
- a CDS encoding 3-hydroxyacyl-(acyl-carrier-protein) dehydratase, whose protein sequence is MSAEREGDLVYDIQRIMEFLPHRYPMLLVDRVTDVEAGKRCKGLKNVTINESFFLGHYPGHPVMPGVLILEAMAQAGAVLLLTNPDNVGKTPLIGAINGARFRRPVVPGDQLVMHVELAWTKASYGCLRGTATVDGEVAAEMEITFKLESKERP, encoded by the coding sequence ATGTCAGCGGAGCGTGAGGGCGATCTTGTTTACGATATTCAGCGGATCATGGAGTTTCTTCCGCACCGGTATCCGATGTTGCTCGTCGATCGGGTGACGGACGTCGAAGCCGGAAAACGGTGCAAGGGACTCAAGAACGTCACGATCAATGAGTCGTTCTTCCTGGGCCACTATCCCGGCCACCCGGTCATGCCGGGGGTCTTGATTCTCGAAGCGATGGCGCAGGCGGGCGCTGTGCTGTTGCTGACGAACCCAGACAACGTGGGGAAGACGCCGCTTATCGGCGCGATCAACGGCGCCCGGTTTCGGCGGCCCGTAGTCCCCGGCGACCAACTCGTCATGCACGTCGAACTCGCCTGGACGAAGGCGTCCTATGGATGTCTTCGAGGAACTGCTACGGTGGACGGAGAGGTCGCCGCCGAGATGGAGATCACATTCAAGTTGGAGTCGAAGGAACGACCGTAG
- a CDS encoding SOS regulatory protein LexA: MAKGLTEKQRNILNFIVEYIQAEGYPPSIREIGSQFRIGSLRGVTVHLDALARKGYIQRSNTPRSIKLVHPTLQTSDKTAMLPLVGTIAAGVPIAAEEHVEDLIPVPAQLVRNIERAFLLRVKGDSMIGEGILPRDLVVVKPQSTANHGELVAVLLGDEATVKRLHHDKSGYQLMPSNPSYDPIPVRREDARIIGKVIGLIRDYTGMAF; this comes from the coding sequence ATGGCAAAGGGTCTGACCGAAAAGCAGCGCAACATCCTGAACTTCATCGTCGAGTACATTCAGGCGGAGGGCTACCCGCCCTCGATCCGAGAAATCGGGAGTCAATTCCGCATCGGTTCGCTTCGCGGCGTTACGGTACACCTCGATGCACTGGCCCGAAAGGGCTACATTCAGCGCTCGAATACGCCGAGGTCGATCAAGCTCGTCCATCCCACCCTTCAAACGTCGGATAAGACCGCGATGCTCCCGCTCGTGGGCACAATCGCGGCCGGAGTTCCCATCGCAGCGGAGGAGCACGTCGAAGACCTGATCCCCGTTCCTGCGCAGCTCGTTCGCAACATCGAGCGTGCGTTTCTTCTCCGAGTGAAGGGCGATTCCATGATCGGCGAGGGGATTCTCCCGCGCGACCTGGTAGTCGTGAAACCCCAATCTACGGCCAACCACGGCGAACTCGTTGCGGTTCTCTTGGGCGACGAAGCTACCGTCAAACGTCTGCACCACGACAAGTCCGGCTACCAACTGATGCCGAGCAACCCTTCCTACGACCCGATCCCCGTCCGGCGCGAGGATGCCCGGATCATCGGCAAGGTGATTGGCCTGATTCGAGACTATACGGGGATGGCGTTCTAG
- a CDS encoding lipid A-disaccharide synthase: MRVVFSTGEASGDAYAAHLKQRMEHFLRVRGRDPSTWTWEGNGGAACRNAGIQILADSSSWGAIGLGAALRAAPKVYAGLKRLKRALRRGPKGLFIPIDFGFANVKAARIAKSLGWKVLYFMPPGSWRRDRQAFNLASLADAIVTPFSWSAEMLSEAGASAYWFGHPLLQRSKMAGAADQEEVERRGVAVLPGSRRAELGQLLPVIARALRDFGEPVTLSVAPTFAAEEVERGWRALSGREGDRFERGTHELLRHAKAGIVCSGTATLEAAICGCPQVVVYRVGWVSVLQAIVTRFHVQFISLPNILLGESLVPELIQGKATPEAIRDRLEGLLAEGEARERQLEGYRRIREMLGPDDALDRTAELAIGLAEGSASR, from the coding sequence TTGAGGGTGGTGTTCTCGACCGGCGAAGCTTCGGGAGACGCTTATGCGGCCCATCTCAAGCAGCGCATGGAGCACTTCTTGCGGGTTCGGGGCCGAGACCCCTCGACGTGGACGTGGGAAGGCAACGGAGGCGCGGCCTGCCGCAACGCCGGAATCCAAATCCTCGCGGACTCGTCATCGTGGGGCGCGATCGGTCTCGGGGCCGCGCTGAGGGCCGCACCGAAGGTCTACGCCGGTCTCAAGAGACTGAAACGAGCCCTCCGAAGGGGGCCGAAGGGACTCTTCATTCCGATTGACTTTGGGTTTGCCAACGTCAAAGCGGCTCGAATCGCCAAGAGCCTGGGCTGGAAGGTGCTGTATTTCATGCCACCGGGCAGTTGGCGAAGGGATCGGCAAGCGTTCAACTTGGCGTCGCTGGCGGACGCGATCGTCACGCCTTTTTCGTGGTCGGCCGAGATGCTGAGCGAGGCCGGGGCGAGCGCCTACTGGTTCGGCCATCCGCTCTTGCAGCGATCTAAGATGGCCGGGGCCGCCGATCAGGAGGAAGTCGAACGACGTGGGGTTGCGGTCTTACCGGGAAGCCGCCGTGCCGAACTCGGCCAGCTACTCCCGGTGATCGCCAGGGCCCTAAGGGACTTTGGTGAACCCGTGACGCTTAGCGTTGCACCGACGTTTGCGGCCGAGGAGGTCGAGCGGGGGTGGCGAGCGCTTTCGGGCAGGGAAGGCGATCGCTTCGAGCGCGGGACTCACGAGTTGCTCCGCCATGCGAAAGCCGGGATCGTTTGCAGCGGAACCGCAACGCTTGAAGCGGCCATTTGCGGGTGCCCCCAGGTCGTGGTGTACCGCGTGGGCTGGGTTTCCGTGCTGCAGGCGATCGTCACGCGGTTTCACGTTCAGTTCATCTCCCTCCCCAACATCCTCTTGGGGGAGAGCTTGGTGCCGGAATTGATCCAGGGCAAAGCCACGCCCGAGGCGATTCGAGATCGGCTTGAAGGCTTGCTCGCAGAGGGCGAGGCAAGGGAACGGCAACTTGAGGGGTATCGAAGGATCAGGGAGATGCTGGGACCCGACGACGCCCTCGACCGCACGGCCGAATTGGCGATCGGTCTCGCGGAAGGCTCAGCCTCCCGCTAG
- a CDS encoding acyl-(acyl-carrier-protein)--UDP-N-acetylglucosamine O-acyltransferase, whose amino-acid sequence MALIHPSSYVDAKAEIADDVEIGPFCIVEAGVKVGAGSKLDSHVILKSGTEIGRENYIGQSAVLGGAPQDRKYDDAPTYLKIGDRNKIREYVTMHRATGEGMSTVVGNDCYIMAYCHLGHNVTLHDSVTMANLVQLSGHVTVEEKVTIGGFVGVHQYVRIGKISMVGGFGKIVRDVPPFMIYNAVEEKVADINAVGLRRVGVKPDARLALHKACKLIFRSQLGLDNALAAVRRELPHTAEIEYLVKFLERLYRGKNGRGDQP is encoded by the coding sequence TTGGCCCTCATTCACCCGTCCTCATACGTTGATGCTAAGGCCGAGATCGCCGACGATGTCGAAATTGGCCCCTTCTGCATCGTCGAAGCCGGGGTCAAGGTTGGAGCAGGGAGCAAGCTCGATTCCCATGTGATCCTCAAATCCGGCACGGAGATTGGCCGAGAGAACTACATCGGCCAGTCTGCCGTGTTGGGAGGCGCGCCCCAAGACCGGAAGTACGACGACGCGCCGACGTACCTGAAGATCGGCGACCGCAACAAGATTCGCGAGTACGTTACGATGCATCGGGCGACCGGCGAGGGCATGTCCACGGTCGTCGGCAACGACTGCTACATCATGGCGTACTGCCACCTCGGCCATAACGTCACCCTGCACGATTCGGTCACGATGGCGAACCTCGTTCAACTTTCCGGCCACGTGACCGTCGAAGAGAAGGTGACGATCGGCGGCTTTGTGGGAGTTCACCAATACGTTCGGATCGGGAAGATCTCGATGGTGGGCGGATTCGGCAAGATCGTCCGCGACGTGCCCCCCTTCATGATTTACAACGCGGTAGAAGAGAAGGTCGCCGACATCAACGCAGTGGGATTGCGGCGCGTCGGGGTCAAGCCTGATGCCCGCCTTGCGCTGCACAAAGCCTGCAAGCTGATCTTTCGCTCGCAACTGGGCCTCGACAACGCGCTTGCGGCGGTCCGGCGCGAGCTGCCGCACACAGCGGAAATCGAGTACTTGGTCAAGTTCCTCGAGCGGTTGTATCGAGGCAAGAACGGGCGCGGCGATCAGCCTTGA
- a CDS encoding glutamate dehydrogenase: MSHDTDVLAMARKQLAIAAELLELDDGLHEVLAHPKRQLIVRFPVVMDSGEVRVFEGYRVQHNVSRGPSKGGLRYHPEVDVHETTALAMWMTWKCAVANIPYGGAKGAVKVDTKRLSKRELEKLTRRFVSEINIVIGERADIPAPDIGTNPQVMAWIMDTFSMHAGYTTPGVVTGKPIELGGSEGRVEATGRGVVVCAAEAAKMLGINFNGARVAVQGFGNVGSVAARLAEEQGATVVAVSDARGGIYNPKGLPAGELYHRYSGRDGGIFEYKDCERVSNDELLELECDILMPCAIAAQIDGHNADKIKASLVVEGANGPTTPEADAILSDKGVFVVPDILANSGGVIVSYFEWVQDLQNFFWEEDEVNKKLERIMVHSFAHVEGTRKQHKVDMRTAALIIGVKRVAEATITRGIYP, encoded by the coding sequence ATGAGTCACGACACCGATGTCTTAGCAATGGCTCGCAAGCAACTCGCGATCGCCGCCGAACTTCTCGAACTCGACGATGGGCTCCATGAAGTCCTCGCCCATCCCAAGCGACAGCTCATCGTCCGCTTTCCGGTCGTCATGGATAGCGGCGAAGTGCGCGTTTTCGAGGGGTATCGGGTCCAGCATAACGTAAGCCGGGGCCCTTCGAAGGGGGGCTTGCGCTACCACCCCGAAGTCGACGTTCATGAGACTACGGCGCTGGCGATGTGGATGACATGGAAGTGCGCGGTCGCGAACATCCCCTATGGCGGGGCAAAGGGCGCGGTTAAGGTCGATACCAAGCGGCTTTCCAAGAGGGAATTGGAAAAGCTCACCCGGCGGTTCGTTTCGGAAATCAACATCGTGATCGGAGAGCGCGCCGACATCCCTGCCCCCGACATCGGCACCAACCCGCAGGTCATGGCTTGGATCATGGACACGTTTTCGATGCACGCCGGCTATACGACGCCGGGCGTTGTGACCGGAAAGCCCATCGAACTCGGGGGGTCGGAAGGACGCGTCGAAGCGACCGGGCGGGGCGTCGTCGTCTGCGCTGCGGAAGCCGCCAAAATGTTGGGGATCAACTTCAACGGAGCGCGGGTGGCGGTGCAAGGCTTTGGGAACGTCGGCTCGGTCGCTGCGCGGCTCGCCGAAGAGCAAGGGGCGACGGTCGTTGCCGTGAGCGACGCTCGCGGAGGAATCTACAACCCGAAGGGCCTTCCCGCCGGAGAACTCTACCATCGCTATTCTGGCCGCGATGGAGGCATTTTTGAGTACAAGGACTGCGAGAGGGTCTCGAACGACGAATTGCTCGAGCTCGAGTGCGATATCTTGATGCCCTGCGCGATCGCCGCGCAAATCGACGGCCACAACGCCGACAAGATCAAGGCTTCGCTCGTGGTTGAGGGCGCGAACGGCCCCACAACTCCCGAAGCGGACGCGATCCTTTCGGACAAGGGCGTGTTCGTCGTTCCCGATATCCTTGCCAACTCCGGAGGGGTCATTGTCAGCTACTTCGAGTGGGTCCAAGACCTTCAGAACTTCTTCTGGGAAGAGGACGAGGTCAACAAGAAGCTCGAACGCATCATGGTTCACTCGTTCGCCCACGTCGAGGGCACGAGAAAGCAGCACAAGGTGGATATGCGAACCGCCGCCCTTATCATCGGAGTGAAACGGGTCGCCGAGGCGACGATTACGAGGGGCATCTACCCCTAA
- a CDS encoding IMP cyclohydrolase/ phosphoribosylaminoimidazolecarboxamide formyltransferase has protein sequence MRRALISVTDKSGIVEFAQGLQELGFEVVATGGTSARLQEAGVSVTDVSEVTGFPEILDGRVKTLHPHVHAGLLADRSNPEHVQELARKGIPPIDVLCVNLYDFESATQTRAELGRLIESIDIGGPAMIRAAAKNYGSVYVVVEPKDYAAVLDSLRSGGDESLRLGLAAKAFRHTAFYDSMVSRTLTGLTEEGPFPEKLTIGFRKAPEPMRYGENPHQAGAKYLDPLQVAASLVPLGQQAKEISYNNWLDADCAWNLVLDLQPRTCAILKHGNPCGVARSTSLAASYRLAKAADPVSSYGGIVAFRGAVDRACAEAMTEKGNFIEVVVSEGWESEDVLKRFREGAAWAPNTRVLVGDPAAARPPTQLRSIRGGVLVQESDFDPEDRDWVTVTARKPTDFELAAMKFLWKIVPHVKSNAIVVGTANELLGVGAGQMNRVQSVRLALEQAAERSVGAVLASDAFFPFKDGIETAAEAGITAVVQPGGSKRDEEVILAANEAGMAMVFTGVRHFQH, from the coding sequence GTGCGTCGCGCACTGATCTCCGTTACCGACAAATCCGGAATCGTCGAGTTCGCTCAGGGGCTTCAAGAACTCGGGTTCGAGGTTGTGGCTACGGGAGGGACTTCAGCCCGACTGCAGGAAGCGGGAGTCAGCGTGACGGACGTGAGCGAGGTCACTGGGTTTCCAGAAATACTGGACGGCCGGGTCAAGACGCTCCACCCTCACGTTCATGCGGGGCTGCTCGCCGATCGATCGAACCCAGAACACGTCCAGGAATTGGCCCGCAAGGGGATCCCGCCCATCGACGTACTTTGCGTGAACCTCTACGACTTTGAGTCTGCGACCCAAACGCGGGCGGAGCTTGGGCGCTTGATCGAATCCATCGATATTGGCGGCCCTGCGATGATTCGCGCGGCGGCCAAGAATTACGGCAGCGTCTATGTGGTCGTCGAGCCTAAGGACTATGCGGCCGTGCTGGACTCCTTGCGTTCGGGCGGCGACGAGAGCCTGAGGCTGGGGCTGGCGGCAAAGGCCTTTCGCCACACGGCTTTTTATGATTCGATGGTCTCGCGAACGCTCACGGGCCTCACCGAAGAGGGCCCCTTCCCCGAGAAACTGACGATTGGATTTCGCAAGGCGCCCGAGCCGATGCGATATGGGGAGAACCCGCATCAGGCAGGCGCGAAGTACCTCGACCCGCTCCAGGTCGCCGCGTCCCTTGTGCCCTTGGGTCAGCAGGCGAAGGAGATCAGCTACAACAACTGGCTCGACGCCGATTGTGCCTGGAATCTGGTGCTCGACTTGCAGCCTCGAACCTGCGCCATCCTCAAGCACGGCAACCCTTGCGGAGTGGCGCGGTCGACCAGTCTCGCGGCGAGCTACCGACTCGCCAAGGCCGCCGACCCGGTTTCCTCTTATGGGGGCATCGTTGCGTTCCGCGGAGCCGTCGATCGGGCCTGCGCCGAGGCGATGACCGAGAAGGGCAACTTCATCGAGGTGGTGGTGTCGGAGGGTTGGGAGTCGGAGGACGTGCTCAAGCGGTTTCGCGAGGGCGCGGCATGGGCGCCAAATACGAGGGTGCTCGTCGGAGACCCCGCAGCGGCGCGTCCGCCCACACAGTTGCGATCGATTCGGGGCGGAGTTCTCGTGCAGGAGTCCGACTTCGACCCTGAAGACCGGGACTGGGTGACGGTGACCGCCCGCAAGCCGACCGACTTCGAGCTAGCGGCAATGAAGTTTCTCTGGAAGATCGTTCCGCACGTGAAGTCGAACGCGATCGTCGTGGGAACGGCCAACGAGTTGCTCGGCGTAGGCGCGGGACAAATGAATCGGGTGCAGTCGGTGCGGCTAGCCCTCGAACAAGCGGCGGAGCGATCGGTGGGCGCGGTTTTGGCGAGCGACGCGTTCTTCCCCTTCAAGGATGGGATCGAGACTGCCGCTGAAGCTGGGATTACGGCGGTCGTTCAGCCCGGGGGCAGCAAGCGGGACGAAGAGGTGATTCTCGCCGCCAACGAAGCGGGAATGGCGATGGTGTTCACGGGAGTGAGGCACTTTCAGCATTGA
- a CDS encoding rod shape-determining protein MreB, with protein sequence MGMKSNGRSSILRQLLSRVTRDIGIDLGTANTLVHVADRGIVLREPSVVAINKDTGEVLAVGEEAKRMLGRTPASIVAIRPLKDGVIADYDQTEKMLRYFISKVTRRSLVWQTVVVGIPSGVTEVERRAVIEATERAGASRAYVIEEPMAAAIGAGLPIEEPIGSMIVDIGGGTTEVAVISLAGIVHSKSIRIAGDEIDEAIAAYIRRAYNLFIGDRTAEIVKIEIGSAFPLETEFEMTVKGRDLVSGLPKSAVITSEEVRMAIAEPLNAIVEAVKLTLESTPPELASDAMNHGIVLAGGGALIRGIDKLISQETGMPVLIAEDPLGCVAFGTGKVVEAMHENPAIRKMLEKSSKR encoded by the coding sequence TTGGGGATGAAGAGTAACGGACGATCCTCGATCCTGAGACAGCTTCTCTCGCGCGTAACCCGTGACATCGGCATCGATTTGGGTACGGCCAACACGCTGGTACATGTAGCCGACCGGGGAATCGTTCTCCGCGAGCCGAGCGTGGTCGCCATCAACAAGGACACCGGCGAAGTGCTGGCCGTCGGCGAGGAAGCCAAGAGGATGCTGGGGCGGACGCCCGCAAGCATCGTCGCCATCCGCCCCTTGAAGGACGGGGTCATCGCCGATTACGACCAAACCGAAAAGATGCTGCGCTACTTCATCAGCAAAGTGACGCGGCGGTCGCTGGTTTGGCAAACGGTGGTCGTCGGGATTCCGAGCGGGGTCACCGAAGTCGAGAGGCGGGCGGTCATCGAAGCCACAGAGCGCGCCGGCGCATCGCGCGCCTACGTCATCGAGGAGCCTATGGCGGCGGCGATCGGCGCGGGGCTGCCTATCGAGGAGCCTATCGGCTCGATGATCGTCGATATCGGCGGAGGAACGACGGAGGTCGCCGTAATCTCGCTTGCGGGCATCGTCCACTCGAAGTCGATCCGCATCGCGGGCGACGAAATCGACGAGGCGATCGCCGCCTACATCCGCCGGGCCTACAACCTCTTCATCGGCGATCGAACGGCGGAAATCGTGAAGATCGAAATTGGGAGCGCATTCCCATTGGAGACCGAGTTTGAAATGACGGTCAAGGGCCGCGACCTGGTCTCGGGCCTCCCCAAGAGCGCGGTCATCACCAGCGAGGAGGTTCGGATGGCGATCGCAGAGCCGCTCAACGCGATTGTCGAGGCCGTCAAGCTGACGCTCGAATCGACCCCTCCCGAGCTTGCGTCGGACGCGATGAACCACGGGATCGTGTTGGCCGGGGGCGGAGCGTTGATTCGCGGCATCGACAAGCTGATCTCGCAGGAGACCGGGATGCCTGTGCTGATCGCCGAGGACCCGCTGGGTTGCGTCGCATTCGGAACAGGCAAGGTCGTCGAGGCAATGCACGAGAACCCGGCGATTCGGAAGATGTTGGAGAAGTCATCAAAGCGGTAG
- a CDS encoding neutral/alkaline non-lysosomal ceramidase, whose translation MTGALVATSLAFGTYFSASIIDLSPNDLLPLGGYTQRSDKVMEAGGQPLFARVRVLQQEGIRIALVSAEMLTIPESLAEAVRAKIPKDVHLFLTATHTHCAPDSQMLNDRMTFKVPGIASFKQRWLEEYSGRIAEAVRQALEGPKSWLSVVATREVRLPLNRSRRPGASPDTLATFVELYGSGKHIGYVYHYTAHPVFFGHEHNRTSGDWPGALAQALEAPVLVGAIGDVSPSASGGSPEERIQNFTAASQEALKYPSQTLDEGPEPKLGWAEAPIELPEPTPHPEFSTAYGVPDALSQMVVKRFAPPHAQVIGFRLGKIAIVGIPGEPTSELGSEIRNWGRRIGFRSVLVVSHAGGWMGYILAPEDYDRGGYEATLAFHGREIGPRVVEAAKLALEKLAFPERYRMSQMRYASM comes from the coding sequence ATGACCGGCGCGCTCGTTGCGACTTCCCTGGCATTTGGAACCTATTTCAGCGCCAGTATCATCGACCTATCGCCGAACGATCTCCTGCCGCTGGGCGGGTACACGCAAAGGTCGGATAAGGTGATGGAGGCGGGCGGACAACCGCTTTTTGCCCGCGTGCGTGTCCTCCAGCAAGAGGGAATCCGCATCGCACTGGTTTCGGCCGAGATGCTCACGATTCCCGAAAGCCTTGCAGAGGCAGTTCGCGCGAAGATCCCGAAAGACGTTCATTTGTTCCTGACAGCCACCCACACCCACTGCGCGCCCGACAGCCAAATGCTGAACGACCGCATGACCTTCAAGGTGCCCGGCATCGCTTCGTTCAAGCAGAGGTGGCTCGAAGAGTACTCAGGCCGCATCGCCGAGGCCGTGCGCCAAGCGCTGGAGGGCCCGAAGTCGTGGCTGTCCGTGGTAGCCACCCGCGAGGTCCGGCTTCCACTCAACCGGAGCCGCAGGCCAGGCGCGAGCCCCGACACTCTGGCGACGTTCGTTGAACTCTACGGCAGCGGAAAACACATCGGCTACGTGTATCACTACACGGCCCACCCGGTGTTCTTCGGGCACGAACACAACCGCACAAGCGGGGACTGGCCGGGGGCCTTGGCCCAAGCGCTCGAGGCTCCTGTTCTGGTGGGGGCCATCGGGGACGTGTCGCCCAGCGCAAGCGGCGGCTCGCCCGAAGAGAGGATTCAGAACTTCACGGCGGCGAGTCAGGAAGCGCTGAAGTACCCGTCTCAAACGCTCGACGAGGGACCGGAACCGAAGCTGGGATGGGCGGAGGCGCCCATCGAACTCCCTGAGCCCACCCCTCATCCGGAGTTCTCAACGGCCTATGGAGTGCCGGATGCGCTGTCCCAGATGGTCGTGAAGCGATTCGCTCCCCCTCACGCCCAAGTGATCGGGTTCCGCCTGGGCAAGATCGCGATCGTGGGGATTCCGGGAGAGCCGACCTCCGAACTGGGCAGCGAGATCAGGAACTGGGGCCGCAGGATCGGATTCCGCTCCGTTCTTGTGGTCAGCCACGCCGGCGGGTGGATGGGATACATCCTTGCCCCTGAAGACTACGACCGGGGAGGCTACGAAGCCACGTTGGCGTTCCACGGGCGGGAGATCGGGCCGCGCGTCGTCGAGGCCGCCAAACTTGCCCTCGAAAAACTCGCCTTCCCTGAGCGCTACCGGATGTCCCAAATGCGGTACGCCAGCATGTAA